A region from the Neurospora crassa OR74A linkage group V, whole genome shotgun sequence genome encodes:
- a CDS encoding 40S ribosomal protein S29, with amino-acid sequence MSHESVWNSRPRTYGKGSRSCRVCTHSAGLIRKYGLNICRQCFREKANDIGFTKHR; translated from the exons ATGTCTCACGAATCCGTCTGGAACTCCCGCCCCCGCACCTACGGCAAGGGCTCCCGCTCTTG CCGTGTCTGCACCCACTCTGCCGGTCTCATCCGCAAGTACGGCCTCAACATCTGCCGTCAGTGCTTCCGTGAGAAGGCCAACGACATTGGCTTCACCAAG CACCGCTAA
- the erp38 gene encoding protein disulfide-isomerase tigA has product MVLLKSLVVASLAAAVAAKSAVLDLIPSNFDDVVLKSGKPTLVEFFAPWCGHCKNLAPVYEELATALEYAKDKVQIAKVDADAERALGKRFGVQGFPTLKFFDGKSEQPVDYKGGRDLDSLSNFIAEKTGVKARKKGSAPSLVNILNDATIKGAIGGDKNVLVAFTAPWCGHCKNLAPTWEKLAATFASDPEITIAKVDADAPTGKKSAAEYGVSGFPTIKFFPKGSTTPEDYNGGRSEADLVKFLNEKAGTHRTPGGGLDTVAGTIAALDEIVAKYTGGASLAEVAEEAKEAVKSLKNSAELKYADYYLRVLDKLSKSEGYATKEFARLEGILKKGGLAPAKVDELTVKVNVLRKFVEKAAEEAKEEL; this is encoded by the exons ATGGTCCTTCTTAAGAGCTTGGTGGTAGCCAGCTTGGCTGCTGCCGTGGCGGCCAAGTCTGCCGTCCTCGACCTTATCCCCTCCAACTTCGACGATGTCGTCCTCAAGTCCGGCAAGCCAACCCTCGTCGAGTTCTTTGCGCCCTGGTGCGGTCACTGCAAGAACCTCGCCCCCGTCTACGAGGAGCTTGCTACCGCTCTGGAGTACGCGAAGGACAAGGTCCAGATCGCCAAGGTCGACGCCGATGCTGAGAGAGCGCTGGGCAAGCGTTTTGGTGTCCAGGGCTTCCCCACACTCAAGTTCTTTGATGGCAAGAGCGAGCAGCCGGTAGACTACAAGGGCGGACGTGATTTGGACAGCCTGTCTAACTTCATTGCCGAGAAGACCGGCGTCAAGGCCAGGAAGAAGGGTTCTGCTCCAAGCCTCGTTAACATCCTTAACGATGCCACCATCAAGGGCGCCATTGGCGGCGACAAGAACGTCCTGGTTGCTTTCACTGCTCCCTGGTGCGGCC ACTGCAAGAACCTCGCTCCTACCTGGGAGAAGCTCGCCGCTACCTTCGCCAGCGACCCGGAGATCACCATTGCCAAGGTTGATGCCGATGCGCCTACCGGCAAAAAGTCCGCCGCCGAGTatggcgtttccggtttcccCACGATCAAGTTCTTCCCCAAGGGAAGCACTACCCCCGAAGACTACAACGGCGGCCGCTCCGAGGCTGATCTCGTCAAATTCCTGAACGAGAAGGCCGGTACCCACCGTACCCCCGGTGGTGGCCTTGATACCGTTGCTGGTACCATTGCTGCCCTCGATGAGATTGTTGCCAAGTACACCGGCGGCGCCTCCCTGGCTGAGGTTGCTGAGGAGGCTAAGGAGGCCGTCAAGAGCCTGAAGAACTCTGCCGAGCTCAAGTACGCCGACTACTACCTCCGCGTCCTCGACAAGCTTAGCAAGAGCGAGGGCTATGCCACTAAGGAGTTTGCCCGTCTGGAGGGCATCCTCAAGAAGGGTGGCCTTGCCCCGGCCAAGGTTGATGAGCTTACCGTCAAGGTCAATGTTCTCCGCAAGTTTGTTGAGAAGGCGGCTGAGGAGGCTAAGGAGGAGCTCTAA
- a CDS encoding NAD kinase/ATP NAD kinase, producing MAPDRERKPENDDHSSSSEEDQDALEVSFDPSSPYRRKSSLVNSDARVPLHLRRSQPARTECLVHQFLDAQRRPPRRQNTLDGQVDGTASTSTNSIETRSPITRGLTDIARDAVQVSRENSQDQVLDPKGFSSTVGNIAANVRARECSMTNANSSDTSDAGQVDEKEWKSEIVKAPNTDPEEKYSRLLTKKQLSEMAWGVRELSRRLSSVRLKFKIKTIFVLTKPYDQELIPKTRALIRWLLDKERDVRYTVYIDKALRCNKKLDAPGLIEEIRKDYVGSGEISEEAGNDISERLRYWDEELCRARPQTADFVITLGGDGTVLFASWLFQRIVPPVLSFSLGSLGFLTKFDFDHYHETLTAAFTEGVNVALRLRFEGTVMRSQTNKRKLVEGDSDKKMVSNKTDKEQGGTDGPDCQDENDPSEEKEEGEKRDLVEDLIGEEKDDERTHRPDGTWCVLNEVVVDRGPNPTMSYIEIFGDDEHFTSVNADGICVSTPTGSTAYNLAAGGSLCHPENPVMLVTAMCAHTLSFRPIILPDTIVLRIGVPYDARTGSWASFDGRERIELRPGDYVTISASRYPFASVQPQGRRSEEWIKSINAKLGWNTRQKQKSFT from the exons ATGGCTCCGGATCGCGAAAGGAAGCCTGAGAATGATGACCATTCCAGTTCAAGTGAAGAGGACCAGGATGCGCTTGAG GTCTCGTTCGATCCATCTAGTCCCTATCGGCGCAAGAGCTCTCTAGTAAACAGCGATGCCCGTGTTCCTCTTCACCTCCGGCGATCACAGCCGGCCAGAACGGAATGCCTTGTCCACCAGTTTCTCGACGCCCAGCGACGACCCCCTAGACGGCAAAATACCCTAGATGGACAGGTTGATGGCACTGCCAGTACGAGTACAAACTCTATCGAGACCCGAAGCCCCATCACAAGGGGCTTGACCGACATTGCCCGCGATGCCGTCCAAGTTAGTCGTGAAAATAGCCAGGACCAGGTGCTCGACCCAAAAGGCTTCTCGAGCACTGTCGGTAACATTGCCGCCAATGTGCGTGCCCGGGAGTGCTCGATGACCAATGCCAACTCGAGCGACACTAGCGATGCTGGTCAGGTTGATGAGAAGGAATGGAAAAGTGAGATCGTAAAAGCACCAAACACAGACCCAGAGGAAAAGTACAGCAGGCTCCTCACCAAGAAGCAATTGAGTGAAATGGCATGGGGAGTCCGGGAGCTGAGTCGGCGATTGAGCAGCGTGCGCTTGAAGTTCAAGATCAAGACCATCTTCGTGCTCACCAAGCCGTATGACCAGGAACTAATCCCCAAGACACGCGCCTTGATCCGGTGGTTACTGGATAAGGAACGCGACGTGCGCTATACTGTCTACATTGACAAGGCTTTGCGTTGCAACAAAAAGCTTGATGCACCCGGCTTGATCGAAGAGATCCGCAAGGATTACGTTGGGTCTGGCGAGATCTCAGAGGAAGCCGGCAATGACATATCTGAGCGTCTACGCTATTGGGACGAGGAATTGTGTCGTGCCAGGCCGCAGACGGCCGACTTTGTCATCACACTCGGCGGTGATGGAACCGTACTATTTGCGAGTTGGTTATTCCAGCGCATCGTTCCACCTGTTCTGAGCTTTTCTCTGGGGAGCCTAGGGTTTTTGACCAAGTTTGACTTTGATCACTATCACGAGACCTTGACAGCCGCCTTCACAGAAGGTGTCAACGTGGCTTTGAGGCTAAGGTTCGAAGGAACCGTCATGCGAAGTCAGACGAACAAAAGGAAACTCGTTGAGGGGGACTCTGACAAAAAAATGGTCTCAAACAAAACAGACAAAGAACAGGGCGGCACAGATGGTCCTGATTGCCAGGACGAGAATGATCCAagcgaagagaaagaggaaggagaaaaacgAGATCTCGTAGAAGACCTTATCGGCGAGGAAAAGGATGATGAACGAACCCATCGACCAGACGGCACATGGTGCGTGCTCaacgaggtggtggtggatagAGGACCCAATCCAA CAATGTCATACATCGAAATCTTCGGCGATGATGAGCACTTCACCTCCGTCAACGCCGATGGTATCTGCGTTTCCACTCCCACCGGCTCAACCGCCTACAACCTCGCCGCTGGCGGCTCTCTCTGTCACCCCGAAAACCCCGTCATGCTCGTAACCGCTATGTGCGCGCACACGCTCTCCTTCCGGCCCATCATCCTACCCGACACCATCGTACTTCGCATTGGCGTGCCCTACGATGCCCGGACCGGCTCTTGGGCGAGTTTCGATGGCCGCGAGCGTATCGAACTTAGACCGGGCGACTACGTGACCATCAGCGCGAGCAGGTACCCGTTTGCCAGCGTTCAGCCacaggggaggaggagtgaaGAATGGATCAAGAGTATCAATGCGAAGCTTGGTTGGAATACTAGGCAGAAGCAGAAAAGCTTTACGTAG